From one Vicia villosa cultivar HV-30 ecotype Madison, WI unplaced genomic scaffold, Vvil1.0 ctg.002893F_1_1, whole genome shotgun sequence genomic stretch:
- the LOC131640011 gene encoding two-component response regulator-like APRR3: MSSHDSVSTVFKCMQNGAVDFLIKPVRRNELRNLWQHVWRRHTISKPPQNITLAHDKLDVAEENNTASNNSSGSVASTQKIECSGKNSETPAQDMSQLKSSSSLSNTDQVKHENSTKYEWESTEYNDETGEKSALTAPKAAGCGKISTGLRLGQSYEYNETENQDEEGLRTELGKANPHVNTKIHRRNDELEEHSAGAIDLMATFENLPKSSYADCNFNGGNTAKLEYDTQLELSLQRDYPGSSSKPTTEERQKLNHSNDSPFSR; encoded by the exons ATGTCTTCTCACGATTCAGTAAGCACGGTGTTCAAATGTATGCAAAACGGAGCCGTTGATTTTCTCATTAAACCTGTTCGCAGGAATGAGCTAAGGAACTTGTGGCAGCATGTGTGGAGAAGACATACT ATTAGCAAGCCTCCTCAAAATATAACATTGGCACATGATAAACTTGATGTTGCTGAAGAAAACAATACTGCAAGTAATAATTCTAGTGGTTCTGTAGCTTCCACGCAGAAAATCGAGTGCAGTGGAAAAAATAGTGAGACTCCAGCTCAA GATATGTCCCAGCTGAAGAGTTCTTCGAGTTTGAGCAATACAGACCAGGTGAAGCACGAAAATTCTACCAAATATGAATGGGAGTCTACCGAGTATAATGACGAAACAGGAG AGAAATCAGCTTTAACAGCACCTAAAGCTGCAGGGTGTGGCAAAATTTCAACAGGTTTAAGGCTAGGTCAAAGCTATGAATATAATGAAACAGAAAACCAAGATGAAGAAGGGTTAAGAACAGAGTTAGGCAAAGCCAATCCTCATGTTAATACAAAAATTCATCGACGCAATGATGAACTAGAAGAACATTCTGCTGGGGCTATTGACTTGATGGCTACTTttgagaatcttccaaaaagCAGTTATGCAGATTGTAATTTCAACGGTGGTAACACAGCCAAGTTAGAATATGATACACAATTGGAACTTTCATTACAAAGAGATTATCCTGGCAGCTCATCTAAACCTACCACTGAGGAAAGGCAAAAATTGAATCATTCAAATGATTCTCCATTTTCTCGGTGA